TCGCATGAGTCCACATGTCAACAATTTCACCTTTCTGCACTTGAGTGTTAAGGACAGCTGGATATTTAGTCGTGGGGACAGTTATGTGCGCGATGGCGGCAGAGACTCAAGGGCTGCCTCGTGTAGAGTTTCCCCCACACTGCAGCTGGAGCGTTTTTAACTGACACCAACTTGTCCAGGCTGGTGATGCGTGTGTAGAGGAGCAGGGGGGGCAACAACTTACAGGCTTGTATCAGAGAAAAAGTCAACCTGGGTGTGGTTCCAATACCACAACTGTAGCAACACACACTccaggaaacaacacaaacaaaatatttttacatatttattcagTCTTTAGAaatctgtatttacatgtataagtctgaaatgaaatggaaaataaataatcacctTCTAAAGTAATGTTTAAATGGTGaaacttttcatttgaattcaaCTTACACAGTTTGAGAAGGTTTATTTACATCTGATATTTTATATCTGTAAAATTGTAAAACAATACTTTGACCCGAGAAAGAGCCCAGCCCAACGTTTCACAGCGCCCTGCTTCTGAGAGCCTGACGTTGTGCGTCCATGTGAGCACCTCAGTCTCTAACTGACAAGAAAAACCCGACCGGTGTCAGACAACCGCAGTCAATTTAAGAGAAAGTGACTAAGTGTAGGTCATGTGGCGCTTTGTTTCCAGACGACTTGGTCCCGAAAGCACTGCAGTTCCCGTCGATAAAGTCTTGTCCATCATCGCCCTGGTTCACCACCAATCAAACAACATCGCCTTCACcacaaaacaaaagctgctCTCCTATTAGTCCACTGCAGAAGGCCTCGCTGAGCCATTTGGCTGCAGAGTTTCAAACTTACAAGTTATGTAATCAGAGATGTGTTGGCTGTCACAGAAATATTCACAGAGCCCAATGAAAGTGGGTCAATTATTTGGAGGCAGAGAAAATCCCTGATTGGAGAACAAGTGTTTCGTTTATAAGCCATCGGGTCTTTTCCCAGCCAGGTTGTTATGAAGACAGCATGGGGCAATCAATTTGTTAAATAAGTTATTTAGATATATTCTACTTGATATCTATATCTGCCAACAAATACACTATATACACAGACCAGATCAGCCTCCATGGCCTGTTTCACTCGTAACCCTTTAAAACTTTTTCAATAGTTTTCAAACGTTTTCAAAGTTTCAATATTCTGCTGATGTTATTTTAACAGCCGTCACAGAGGGAGAACCAAGATGAGGCAGGGAGATGCAGGTTAGGGTTACTGTGAAGGTTTAAAGTGATACAGGATTTATTTGGGAGAAGGGGCGCAAATATAAGGAAAATGGGGGTAAGGGGTTTGGTGCCAACGCAGCCGAGTCAAGTCTGATATGGGTGAACTGGTGATCAACGTTGGACCATCGAGTCCCTCAGTGAGAGAAGACTTAGGCTCCACTGAAGCCCATATAGACTGGTACGTTTCCAACTCTGTTTCCTCAATAACAGATAGCCGTGCTAAAGGCATAATCTGAAGCCATTTTGAGATAAAAGGGCGTCTCTCTGGTCCCTTTAGCGTTTTGTTTTGACTCTGAAAACCTCCAACAATAAAGAGGTACACAGTAATCGAGAGCTGGGTCCATAGCTGCCTGTTATTTAATGAGGCGGCAGAAAGACCAAGAAACAGCTTGTTGTTTATGCAGAGCAGATTGTGTAGGGGGTGTACCCCAGCAGGAACTCTCCCACTCCAACAAAGTACACAACCTGGGCAATGCCGAAGAGCGGAGCGATAACCAGAGCCCGGCAGGTGGCCCCCTTCAGGAATGCTCCGGGACCCTCCTTTGTCAGGATCTTTCTGCAATGGAGAAGAGAGCGCTGGGTTAGCATGAAACTGCCGAACCTGGTGAGGGGAAGGTACTTTGTTTGGGATCTGTCCCAGTCACATTTACAATGATAGAGATATGATTACCTGACACAGTCCACCACTCCGTTGTAGGTTTCCTCATTAGCTCCTTTTTTGATGGATTGTAGCCTTGTCTTAACCACTGCACAAGatgtaaacaaatgtaattttagCATGAAATCTGGAAAATTAGACTGATTCCTATATTCCCCCGACCCACCAGTTATCTGGATAGACTGTGTCACTCACCGTCACAAGGGCTGACGACCACTGCCGCAACGCATCCAGCCGAACAGCCTGACATGAAGGACCAATAGAAGGGCACGGACGGGTCTTCTTGTGAATGCTGGCCGAGCTGGTGCAGATGTGCGAAAAGAGGGAAGTACACAACGGAGAAGGGGATGtccctggaaacaaacaagcatgtCCCCTACAGTTAGAAACCATCAATCAACGATGGAAAACCAGTTGAGCAAGATCAAGGGTTGAATGCGATCTTTACCTCATCAGCGTGGCCCCTAACCCCTTGTACAGCCCTGTGACACCTTTGGTCCTCAGCAGCTCTCTGGTGATCTGTGTGGCGGACACGTGCATGACTTGAGGTGCAGGCCTGGTGTTGTAAGAACGGCTAATGACCGCACTGGTTCCCCCCATCTTCAGAGTTGTGACGACACTGGGCACCACCCTCTGCTGGGCAGCTGGCAGAAGACACAGGAAACCATAGGGTTGACGCCAAAACTGTCACTATTTGATTCTGGTCAACTATTCTGCTGCTTTACTCATAGTTACCTAGCCTGCCAGCATCCTGCAGCTGGATCTTGAGCATCTCCATGGGTGTGGTGATAGTGACCTGGCACATTCCTGCACAGCATCCTGCCAGCATCTCTTTGAGCACCGTCAACTTGCCACTGATGACACAGACTCAACGGTTAACGTCAAAAGTTGAAAAAAACCAAGAATGACATTGCAATCCAAGAGACTTCATTGTGGTGCTGCATATTTACCTATCTTTGCTCAACTGTTGGCGGAAGAAGTCATTAGCAGCTAGCTTGATGGCCTTTTCTGGGGTCACCAGGGTGAGATTTACAGCAGCACCTACAAAAACAAGCAGTGATCAGAACGACCTTAATTCTAATAACACAAAAATGCAGCCATGCACCATAAACTATCTGATAACCCATTTACAGCTGAGTCAGTGATTCATTTTAAGTCTTGTGTGAATACATTCTTTTATCGGAAAGTCTTCAATGACTTTTCATTTCcctatttctgttttcacataCCTAATAGTTTTTTATGCATTtaattgtaaagcactttataacGTGGATTTTgaagtgctctataaataaaagattattattattttacatggCCGAGATACATGAATCAAATACTTTATACTTAAGGCCACTGTTTACATGGACATTGTGACCAGTCTTACCTCTGTACATGCCAAAGTAGCCTTCAGATTTTACTGTCTTTATTAGGCAATCCATCCttaagaagaaaagaaagatagatgagcCATGGTGAGAAGGCCTGCTATGACAAATTATGATTTGCCAAATATAGATTATTTCCAAAAAACTAAAGTTACTGAAATTCTAACTTGTTCTAACTTGTTCCCAACATGGGGAGACAAGCTCAGTTTCTTGCAGAGTGAAAAAACATCAGGGATTTTTATTCTCTTACATGTTCTTGTAAAGTTGCTGCCCGCTGCGCTGGTTCTGCAGGCGGGTCTTGGCCAGGTCAATTGGAAACACACAGGTGACTCCTACCATCCCTGCAATCCCTCCATTGATCAGTTTGGCTGGGAGGCTGTTCAGGGACGAGTCAAAACAGACAATCATTCCAATCCTCTGGGAAAAGGTGCATCAAACAACATAAACCTATGTATATGAGGCATTAC
The sequence above is drawn from the Hippoglossus hippoglossus isolate fHipHip1 chromosome 7, fHipHip1.pri, whole genome shotgun sequence genome and encodes:
- the slc25a55b gene encoding solute carrier family 25 member 55b; amino-acid sequence: MAQQQRISLPAKLINGGIAGMVGVTCVFPIDLAKTRLQNQRSGQQLYKNMMDCLIKTVKSEGYFGMYRGAAVNLTLVTPEKAIKLAANDFFRQQLSKDSGKLTVLKEMLAGCCAGMCQVTITTPMEMLKIQLQDAGRLAAQQRVVPSVVTTLKMGGTSAVISRSYNTRPAPQVMHVSATQITRELLRTKGVTGLYKGLGATLMRDIPFSVVYFPLFAHLHQLGQHSQEDPSVPFYWSFMSGCSAGCVAAVVVSPCDVVKTRLQSIKKGANEETYNGVVDCVRKILTKEGPGAFLKGATCRALVIAPLFGIAQVVYFVGVGEFLLGYTPYTICSA